A stretch of the Uranotaenia lowii strain MFRU-FL chromosome 3, ASM2978415v1, whole genome shotgun sequence genome encodes the following:
- the LOC129753515 gene encoding uncharacterized protein LOC129753515 has product MEELLLMLLGDPEMISQLVCVSGRRLPTVDLPPSKVARYDGIEATVKCLAVTVERSRNGHSASLLELELELEVSKPGAISPVVRFVDDEHADLLQTDMKKVNQPATALCWFLKYFYTPVLYWYKYTVGTRPNPLFLLTYGNNSSRIYTMATEMSSSDYYNTIDLENAFSCVACDKPDSADNVVACDRCSNWWHFSCAGVGDDIKNKPWMCTKCLPTKTASIRTSSSVRKAKLALKLKQLEEEQELEKRYIATRYKLMSDLMEEDDSHSSRSQEIELPKEKSQRTANWVASQTHSDTEGAVGGQISRDIQNVPYGEVVTRKEEQYQKPKTVPTLQQQLRAWQGNERPSVMQLQELQNQFNLCRLALTPPAIAQQQLETASFPPAEKRDEPISPPKQQLVPTTTTVCSSGAMAQSAKAPLFPQPVLPTISERSENSEERVNQQLPEPAVPVTQVEFPVANVERRTNTLAPGPSKSQAAARQVLPRDLPPFSGDPVDWPVFISQYNYTTEACGFSEGENMIRLQRCLKGAAWEAVRSRLILPASVPRVIQELRMLFGRPDLLVHSLIERVKATPSPKTDRLETLIEFGTVVQALCDHIIAAELTDHLANPSLLKDLIGKLPTEYQMRWASYRRVHEVVNLQTFGAFMEEVVTDAYSVTTYNAESKRHPTRREKHKVERSFVHSDTGGSSAVNPRGTLGNSQRTIACAVCQKLGHRARDCRTFQQLSVDERWKRIQELALCRTCLYAHGRRPCNNRNRCGVNGCSKRHHPLLHQSVPPKPSNNTPSSSPSETVSHHSTASSLLYRIIPIVLYNGNSSVDTFAFIDEGSSLTMIETELADKLGLNGRKQPLCLKWTSNVTRVENESKRVGFSISGAGQTKRYPLVNVGTIQSLDLPKQTLPISTMKQKFPHLRGLPIKGFENVCPQLLIGLDNLKLVVPLKAREGGAGDPTAVRTRLGWCVYGGTRDDQTPTISYHVCECQDETPFDEAAKRFFAVEEEGTKVFQPIVSDEDKRAIKILKDTTKRVGDRFESGLLWRYDYVEFPDSYAMCFGRLQCLERKMLKDPLLRESITRQIREYQQKGYCHRATPSELDTADVRRTWYLPLGAVTNPKKPGKVRLIWDAAARVDGISLNTLLLKGPDQLTSLPAVLFRFRQHPVAVSGDIKEMYHQIRIREEDRSAQRFLWRDDPDVDPEIFVMDVATFGSSCSPATAQFVKNTNAQQFIEEYPDAVENIISGHYVDDYVASFRSIEQAQRITSQVKEIHLKGGFELRNFCSNCPQVVEHLGEMSSETIKDLNPGKGEASERVLGIIWDTAKDEFRFSMVMRDDMAFLIQNKSTPTKRQILRYVMTMFDPLGLLAPYLIFGKIIIQEAWRKKLGWDEPVDDDTCELWHRWVEMLKHINNIGIQRSGSEVALVAAKTKVAPLKPWTIPRLEIQGCVLGARLTQFVVQNHSLRVTRRCFWTDSSTALSWILGDPRKYHRFVAFRVAEILELTNRNEWRWVPSKQNPADEATKWGSGPFFKVTSIWYSGPEFLRLSEDRWPVSKVVSTTEEELRACYSHHDVPFFQPVIDYRRFSKWCRILRTTAYVHRYSANRQLPPERRNLGCLTRAELQKAERSLFMLAQREAYPDEVVTLKRNLKLPKKDQIRIEKSSRIYQLTPSIDEYGVLRLDGRIAAVKGVKKDAKFPVILPKEHWITFLYIDELHRRFHHANNETVVNEARQRIHVPALRSLVRTVAKKCQQCAVYKARPAIPRMAPLPVARLSSQVRPFSNVGLDYFGPLMVRVGRSNVKRWVALFTCLTVRAVLLEPVHSLTTESCIAAIRRFIGRRGAPAEVHSDNGTNFQGAEKILRQQINSGVEATFTNTTTTWHFIPPAAPHMGGAWERMVRSVKQALLEAYHDKLDDEKLQTLLVEAESIVNSRPLTYLPLDSAESEAITPNHFLLGSSDGVCQPIVETECSSKLLSYSWSQLQKQLNTFWKRWTLEYLPTLTKRTKWFGETKPIEAGALVVLVEGSRRNGWTRGRVLQLITNPDGRCRQALVQTRDGVFRRPLSRLAVLEVGDGCGTESTGFHRGEDVAARVEKTECCL; this is encoded by the exons ATGGAAGAACTGTTGCTGATGCTGTTGGGGGATCCAGAAATGATTTCACAGCTGGTTTGTGTAAGTGGCCGCCGATTACCGACGGTGGATTTACCACCATCAAA AGTGGCAAGGTATGATGGCATTGAAGCTACCGTGAAGTGTCTGGCTGTAACAGTAGAGAGGTCTAGAAACGGCCATTCGGCTTCGCTGCTGGAGCTGGAGCTGGAACTGGAAGTGAGCAAACCGGGGGCCATCAGCCCGGTGGTGCGGTTTGTCGATGATGAGCACGCGGACCTACTACAGACAGACATGAAAAAAGTCAACCAACCGGCGACTGCTCTTTGCTGGT tctTGAAGTATTTCTATACACCAGTTTTGTATTGGTACAAATATACTGTCGGAACTCGACCCAATCCTCTGTTTTTACTGACCTACGGCAACAATTCTTCAAGAATTTACACGATGGCCACTGAGATGAGTTCCAGCGATTATTACAACACCATCGATCTGGAAAATGCATTCAGCTGTGTGGCATGTGATAAGCCGGATTCAGCCGACAATGTTGTCGCTTGCGATCGGTGCTCCAATTGGTGGCACTTTTCCTGTGCCGGAGTAGGTGATGATATAAAAAACAAACCATGGATGTGTACAAAATGCCTTCCGACAAAAACCGCTTCTATTCGGACCTCGTCCTCCGTCCGTAAGGCAAAACTCGCGCTGAAGTTGAAGCAACTGGAGGAGGAACAGGAGCTGGAAAAAAGGTATATCGCAACACGATACAAATTGATGAGCGATTTGATGGAGGAAGACGATTCACACAGCAGCCGGTCACAGGAAATAGAATTGCCGAAAGAAAAGTCGCAGCGAACTGCGAACTGGGTGGCTAGCCAAACACATTCTGACACGGAAGGTGCAGTCGGTGGACAGATTTCACGCGACATCCAGAATGTTCCTTATGGAGAGGTGGTCACCAGGAAAGAGGAGCAGTATCAAAAACCGAAAACCGTGCCTACCCTGCAGCAGCAACTACGCGCCTGGCAGGGAAATGAACGACCGTCCGTAATGCAGCTTCAAGAGCTGCAAAATCAATTCAATCTGTGTCGATTGGCATTGACACCCCCTGCAATTGCACAGCAACAGTTGGAAACAGCTTCATTCCCTCCAGCTGAGAAACGAGATGAGCCGATATCTCCACCCAAGCAGCAGTTggttccaacaacaacaacagtttGTTCATCAGGTGCAATGGCTCAGTCAGCAAAAGCACCTTTGTTTCCGCAGCCAGTTTTACCGACTATTTCGGAGCGATCCGAGAACAGCGAGGAGCGAGTTAATCAACAACTACCTGAACCTGCTGTTCCGGTTACCCAAGTTGAGTTTCCTGTCGCAAATGTGGAGCGACGAACGAATACTCTTGCGCCAGGTCCATCCAAGTCACAAGCGGCAGCCCGTCAAGTTCTGCCACGAGATTTGCCGCCGTTTTCCGGAGATCCTGTGGACTGGCCGGTATTCATAAGCCAATATAATTACACGACGGAGGCGTGTGGTTTCAGCGAAGGGGAAAATATGATCCGCCTGCAACGATGCCTTAAAGGAGCGGCATGGGAAGCAGTCCGAAGCCGATTGATCTTACCAGCATCGGTTCCTCGTGTCATTCAAGAATTGCGGATGCTCTTTGGTCGTCCGGATCTTTTGGTGCACTCACTAATCGAGCGTGTTAAGGCCACTCCATCTCCGAAAACGGACCGACTCGAGACACTCATCGAATTCGGGACCGTAGTGCAAGCTCTCTGCGATCACATCATTGCAGCCGAACTAACGGATCATCTGGCCAACCCTAGCCTGCTTAAGGATCTGATCGGAAAACTTCCGACCGAGTACCAGATGCGATGGGCCAGCTATCGAAGGGTGCATGAAGTGGTTAACCTCCAGACGTTTGGAGCGTTTATGGAAGAGGTCGTGACTGATGCCTACAGTGTCACCACCTACAATGCGGAATCAAAACGACATCCGACTAGACGAGAAAAGCACAAAGTAGAACGGAGTTTTGTGCACTCCGATACCGGGGGGAGCTCAGCTGTAAACCCCCGGGGTACGCTCGGAAATTCACAACGAACGATTGCGTGTGCGGTATGCCAAAAGTTGGGGCATCGTGCACGAGACTGTCGTACATTTCAACAGCTATCTGTCGATGAACGGTGGAAGCGGATTCAAGAGCTGGCCCTATGCAGAACGTGCCTGTATGCACATGGTCGACGACCGTGTAATAATAGGAATCGCTGTGGTGTCAACGGTTGCAGTAAACGGCACCATCCTCTCCTGCACCAGTCTGTACCGCCGAAGCCATCCAACAACACACCATCAAGCTCGCCCTCAGAAACTGTCAGCCATCATTCTACTGCTTCATCTTTGCTGTACCGCATAATCCCGATCGTTTTGTACAACGGTAACTCATCGGTTGATACCTTTGCATTCATTGATGAAGGCTCATCATTGACGATGATAGAAACGGAGTTGGCTGATAAACTAGGCTTGAATGGGCGAAAGCAGCCGTTATGCTTGAAGTGGACAAGCAATGTTACGAGAGTGGAAAACGAATCGAAGCGTGTTGGCTTCTCTATTTCGGGAGCAGGTCAAACCAAGCGATACCCACTCGTCAATGTCGGTACCATCCAATCGTTAGATCTTCCGAAACAAACTCTTCCGATCAGCACGATGAAGCAAAAGTTCCCTCATCTTAGAGGATTGCCTATTAAAGGTTTCGAAAACGTTTGTCCACAGCTTCTTATTGGACTCGATAACCTAAAACTTGTTGTCCCTCTCAAGGCGAGAGAAGGAGGTGCTGGAGATCCTACCGCCGTACGCACTCGCTTAGGGTGGTGCGTATATGGTGGTACGCGAGATGACCAGACTCCAACGATTAGTTACCATGTGTGTGAGTGCCAGGACGAAACTCCTTTTGATGAAGCTGCTAAAAGGTTTTTTGCCGTCGAAGAAGAAGGAACCAAAGTATTTCAACCGATTGTCAGCGACGAAGATAAACGAGCGATAAAAATACTGAAGGATACAACAAAAAGGGTCGGAGACAGATTCGAATCGGGGTTACTCTGGAGGTACGACTACGTAGAGTTCCCTGATAGTTACGCCATGTGTTTTGGAAGGCTACAGTGTCTTGAGCGAAAGATGTTGAAGGACCCCCTGTTAAGAGAAAGCATCACACGTCAAATCCGCGAGTACCAACAAAAGGGATATTGTCATCGAGCAACACCTTCTGAGTTAGACACTGCAGATGTCCGTCGTACTTGGTACCTTCCCCTCGGAGCTGTGACCAATCCTAAAAAACCAGGCAAGGTACGGTTGATATGGGATGCGGCCGCCCGAGTCGATGGAATATCGCTAAATACACTGCTGCTGAAGGGCCCGGATCAGCTCACATCCCTACCAGCTGTTTTGTTCAGATTTCGCCAACATCCGGTCGCAGTTTCGGGGGACATAAAGGAGATGTATCATCAAATCCGCATCCGCGAAGAGGATCGGTCGGCGCAGAGATTTTTATGGCGCGACGATCCTGATGTTGAtcctgaaatttttgttatggaCGTCGCCACCTTCGGGTCATCCTGTTCGCCTGCCACGGCacaatttgtcaaaaatacCAATGCACAGCAGTTCATCGAGGAGTATCCAGACGCCGTCGAAAATATTATTTCCGGCCATTATGTTGACGATTATGTTGCGAGTTTTCGGAGCATTGAACAAGCCCAGCGAATTACCAGTCAAGTAAAGGAGATCCACCTGAAGGGTGGGTTTGAATTGCGTAACTTCTGCTCCAATTGTCCACAAGTTGTAGAGCACCTAGGAGAGATGTCATCGGAAACAATTAAAGATTTGAATCCCGGGAAAGGAGAAGCATCCGAACGAGTTCTCGGAATAATCTGGGACACAGCCAAGGACGAATTCAGATTTTCTATGGTTATGCGTGATGACATGGCGTTCCTGATTCAGAACAAATCTACTCCTACGAAACGACAGATTCTGCGATACGTCATGACCATGTTTGATCCACTAGGATTGTTGGCTCCGTATctcatttttgggaaaattataATCCAAGAGGCCTGGCGTAAGAAGCTCGGTTGGGACGAGCCAGTTGACGACGATACTTGCGAATTGTGGCATCGATGGGTTGAAATGCTGAAGCACATTAACAACATAGGAATACAGCGAA GTGGCAGTGAAGTCGCATTGGTGGCCGCTAAGACCAAGGTTGCCCCGCTCAAACCGTGGACTATACCCCGCTTGGAGATCCAAGGATGTGTTCTAGGCGCTCGTTTGACACAGTTTGTCGTTCAAAACCATTCACTGCGAGTTACGAGACGCTGTTTCTGGACCGATTCAAGCACGGCTCTGAGCTGGATCCTGGGAGACCCCCGGAAATATCACCGCTTCGTGGCATTCAGGGTCGCAGAAATCCTGGAGTTGACCAACCGGAACGAATGGAGATGGGTCCCGTCGAAGCAGAACCCTGCCGACGAAGCAACAAAGTGGGGATCAGGCCCTTTCTTTAAAGTGACGAGCATCTGGTATAGTGGACCGGAATTCCTGAGACTGTCCGAGGATCGATGGCCAGTCAGTAAAGTGGTATCGACGACTGAAGAGGAACTACGGGCGTGTTATTCACATCATGATGTGCCCTTTTTCCAACCTGTTATTGACTATCGTCGCTTCTCAAAATGGTGCCGAATTCTACGAACAACAGCATACGTCCACCGTTACAGTGCCAACAGACAATTGCCTCCTGAACGTCGCAACTTAGGCTGTCTTACGAGAGCAGAACTGCAGAAGGCTGAACGTTCTTTGTTTATGTTGGCCCAACGCGAAGCATATCCCGATGAAGTTGTAACCCTTAAAAGAAATCTAAAATTGCCGAAGAAGGATCAAATACGTATTGAAAAATCCAGTCGAATCTATCAGCTGACCCCGAGTATCGACGAGTACGGGGTTCTTCGTCTCGACGGAAGAATCGCTGCAGTAAAAGGTGTTAAGAAGGACGCAAAGTTCCCGGTGATACTTCCCAAGGAACACTGGATTACCTTTTTGTACATCGATGAATTGCATCGTAGATTTCATCACGCCAACAACGAGACCGTGGTTAATGAAGCACGGCAACGTATTCACGTACCAGCACTACGATCTTTGGTGAGAACAGTAGCGAAGAAATGTCAACAGTGCGCTGTTTACAAGGCTCGACCAGCTATTCCCAGGATGGCACCGCTACCGGTGGCCCGATTGTCGTCGCAAGTCCGTCCCTTTTCGAACGTAGGGCTGGACTACTTTGGTCCGTTAATGGTGCGAGTTGGAAGGAGTAACGTGAAAAGGTGGGTAGCTCTCTTCACGTGCCTTACGGTGAGAGCCGTCCTTCTAGAACCTGTTCACAGCTTGACTACCGAATCCTGCATTGCTGCTATACGCCGATTCATCGGCCGAAGAGGTGCCCCAGCCGAAGTGCACAGTGACAATGGGACGAACTTCCAGGGTGCCGAGAAAATACTTCGTCAACAAATCAACTCCGGTGTTGAAGCCACATTCACGAATACTACCACAACGTGGCATTTCATTCCCCCGGCTGCTCCCCATATGGGTGGAGCTTGGGAAAGGATGGTCCGGTCCGTCAAGCAGGCGTTGTTGGAAGCATACCACGATAAACTGGACGACGAGAAACTGCAAACACTACTGGTTGAGGCCGAATCCATCGTCAATAGTAGACCGTTGACGTATTTGCCGTTAGACTCCGCGGAGAGTGAAGCGATTACCCCAAACCACTTCCTGCTGGGTAGTTCCGATGGAGTATGTCAGCCGATCGTTGAAACGGAATGCAGCAGCAAACTACTTAGCTACTCATGGAGTCAGCTTCAGAAGCAGTTGAATACGTTCTGGAAGAGGTGGACTCTTGAGTACCTGCCAACTCTGACGAAACGCACTAAGTGGTTCGGGGAGACGAAACCGATCGAAGCTGGAGCCCTAGTAGTACTGGTAGAGGGCAGTAGGCGAAATGGTTGGACCCGAGGTAGAGTCTTGCAGCTGATAACAAACCCGGATGGTAGATGTCGCCAAGCGTTAGTACAAACTCGAGATGGAGTATTTCGTCGACCGTTGTCTCGCCTAGCAGTCCTGGAGGTTGGAGATGGTTGCGGAACCGAGTCTACCGGATTCCACCGGGGGGAGGATGTTGCGGCAAGAGTGGAGAAAACCGAGTGCTGCCTGTAG